A single region of the Bicyclus anynana chromosome 16, ilBicAnyn1.1, whole genome shotgun sequence genome encodes:
- the LOC128198878 gene encoding uncharacterized protein LOC128198878: MADDQSSGMDVAPVRRSRRAVPNYRNLGPATRFLRRDESVSPSSRDSSRSMTPVPRGTGIAAARADLLAARKEAREEAFNQLLKDRIVRKEMTEPVLDPEEGMASGASCREDPAGLTSEELRASAGRSVAAIMQMAARSNNLKGTFVRRFKDAATELQEIVEALASRTEAEETRRVRADNARLRTEVESLKAELKAHRREFSEMRTAAKSAAEENMTSPTPGVDLIEELKASIVASVGVMLDARFAGIEERLLPQKVIRPPLGADRRKSATQPESTHGAGTESASPGAPPATAGPSGSTPDADSWATVAGRKRKKAPSRPATFAADPTNLPKGPNAAAPKRAERNLAPPKNAAVLITVTSDSAKKGVTYAQVLERAERKINLQDLGIGAGMKIRRAATGARLLELPQGQTHEQAEILAGRLRVALDGVAEVNCPTKTVTLRVSDLDDSATTQKVAAAVALAGGCLQSAVKVSDVQPGLRGVGSAMVYCPVDAAKKICESGRLLVGWSSASVRALEQRPLRCFRCMSMGHTGPVCPSKKDRSSLCFRCGVEGHKAAECVATMRCAVCDDAGLPSGHIMGSNNCRPPSVKGGNGPQPQVSERQSPAPDDANMSS; this comes from the coding sequence ATGGCCGACGACCAGTCTTCGGGCATGGATGTTGCGCCTGTACGCAGAAGTCGCCGCGCGGTCCCAAATTACCGTAACCTGGGCCCGGCCACGCGGTTCTTACGACGTGACGAGTCTGTGTCGCCGAGCTCGCGAGATTCATCGCGCTCCATGACGCCGGTGCCCCGTGGCACAGGGATTGCCGCCGCTAGAGCGGATTTGCTAGCCGCGCGAAAGGAAGCTCGAGAGGAAGCGTTCAACCAGCTCCTTAAGGACAGAATCGTTCGCAAAGAAATGACGGAGCCTGTTCTAGACCCAGAAGAGGGGATGGCTAGTGGGGCCTCATGCCGTGAGGACCCCGCGGGACTCACGTCCGAGGAGCTGCGGGCCTCGGCGGGCCGGAGCGTGGCTGCCATAATGCAGATGGCTGCACGCTCGAATAACCTGAAGGGTACGTTCGTGCGCCGTTTCAAAGATGCGGCGACTGAACTGCAAGAGATCGTGGAGGCCCTCGCGTCTCGGACCGAGGCTGAAGAAACTCGTAGGGTCCGTGCTGATAATGCTCGGCTACGAACCGAGGTTGAAAGCCTAAAAGCAGAGTTAAAAGCTCACCGGCGCGAATTCTCGGAGATGAGGACTGCTGCTAAAAGTGCAGCAGAAGAAAATATGACGTCACCTACACCGGGAGTAGACTTGATAGAAGAACTAAAGGCCTCCATTGTGGCCTCGGTCGGGGTAATGTTGGATGCCCGTTTCGCGGGCATTGAGGAGCGCCTTCTCCCTCAGAAGGTGATTCGCCCTCCTCTGGGGGCGGACAGAAGGAAATCGGCCACGCAGCCAGAGTCAACTCATGGTGCTGGAACGGAATCGGCGTCCCCTGGAGCTCCTCCGGCGACTGCTGGACCAAGTGGGTCAACGCCGGACGCCGATAGTTGGGCCACCGTTGCAGGGCGAAAAAGAAAGAAGGCCCCGTCCCGTCCGGCAACGTTTGCCGCTGATCCGACGAACCTTCCGAAGGGTCCCAATGCGGCTGCCCCCAAAAGGGCCGAGCGAAACTTGGCCCCCCCTAAAAACGCCGCAGTTCTTATAACAGTAACGTCGGACTCTGCAAAAAAGGGTGTCACCTACGCTCAGGTTTTGGAACGGGCTGAGCGTAAAATTAATCTCCAAGATTTGGGCATTGGCGCGGGGATGAAGATCCGACGAGCCGCCACGGGAGCTAGACTTCTTGAGCTGCCACAGGGGCAGACGCATGAGCAGGCGGAGATACTGGCCGGACGACTCCGGGTGGCGTTGGATGGAGTTGCCGAAGTTAACTGTCCAACAAAAACGGTAACCCTCAGGGTCAGCGACTTAGACGACTCTGCCACAACTCAGAAGGTTGCAGCGGCGGTAGCGCTGGCTGGAGGCTGTCTTCAGTCGGCAGTAAAAGTGAGCGACGTGCAGCCGGGCCTCAGAGGTGTGGGTTCAGCTATGGTATACTGCCCGGTGGACGCAgccaaaaaaatatgtgaatctGGTCGATTGTTGGTTGGTTGGAGTTCCGCCAGCGTCCGTGCACTTGAGCAACGCCCTCTGCGCTGCTTTAGATGCATGAGCATGGGACATACGGGCCCCGTGTGCCCTTCGAAGAAGGACCGAAGCAGTCTGTGCTTCCGATGTGGTGTAGAAGGCCACAAGGCCGCAGAGTGCGTTGCTACCATGCGCTGCGCCGTCTGCGATGATGCGGGTTTGCCGTCGGGGCACATAATGGGGAGCAACAATTGTCGCCCCCCTTCTGTCAAAGGAGGGAACGGTCCTCAGCCGCAGGTCAGTGAAAGGCAGAGTCCAGCACCGGATGATGCTAATATGTCGTCATGA